Proteins co-encoded in one Myxococcus xanthus genomic window:
- a CDS encoding sugar O-acetyltransferase, protein MKTERQKMLDGELYDPFDAELVAARNRARDLCQVLNATREGEQEERRRILQALVGVGGDTVWMQPPFFCDYGSNIELGQRVFFNFNCIVLDVCRVSIGDYTLFGPGVQIYTPMHPFNAELRRKEEFGKPVTIGSDVWVGGGAIILPGVRIGSRAVIGAGSIVTRDVPDGVFAAGNPCRVIREITE, encoded by the coding sequence ATGAAGACCGAACGCCAGAAGATGCTGGACGGGGAACTCTACGACCCGTTTGACGCGGAGCTCGTGGCGGCCCGAAATCGCGCGCGGGACCTCTGCCAGGTGCTCAACGCCACCCGTGAGGGTGAGCAGGAGGAGCGGCGGCGCATCCTTCAAGCATTGGTGGGGGTGGGTGGCGACACGGTGTGGATGCAGCCGCCCTTCTTCTGTGACTATGGCTCGAACATCGAGCTGGGCCAGCGCGTGTTCTTCAACTTCAACTGCATCGTGCTGGACGTGTGCCGGGTGAGCATCGGCGACTACACACTGTTCGGGCCTGGGGTGCAGATCTACACGCCCATGCACCCGTTCAACGCGGAGCTGCGGCGGAAGGAGGAGTTCGGCAAGCCCGTCACGATCGGTTCAGACGTCTGGGTGGGAGGCGGCGCCATCATCCTCCCGGGCGTTCGGATCGGCTCACGCGCGGTCATCGGCGCGGGCAGCATCGTCACCAGGGACGTTCCGGATGGCGTATTCGCGGCCGGGAACCCCTGCCGCGTCATCCGCGAGATTACCGAGTAA
- the acpP gene encoding acyl carrier protein, with product MISLLASTEGRTSSAIPAEAAQLVGQRSINSVPHVCDIVKLIVKDHSGADFESITPEARLIEDLGMDYLDHIEFVMDLEDTFVIEIPDEEAEKIITVGDACDYVIKNLPD from the coding sequence ATGATTTCCCTGCTCGCTTCGACAGAGGGGCGCACGTCCAGCGCAATTCCGGCAGAAGCCGCTCAACTCGTCGGACAACGCTCCATCAACTCCGTGCCGCACGTGTGCGACATCGTAAAGTTGATCGTCAAGGATCATTCGGGTGCCGATTTCGAATCGATCACCCCCGAAGCCCGGCTCATCGAGGACCTGGGGATGGACTACCTCGACCACATTGAGTTCGTCATGGATCTCGAGGACACCTTCGTCATCGAAATCCCAGACGAGGAAGCCGAGAAGATCATAACGGTTGGGGACGCGTGCGATTACGTCATCAAAAACCTTCCCGACTGA
- a CDS encoding DUF3592 domain-containing protein, whose amino-acid sequence MQLAIPHAPRQVRLTQVPGAVGRVVRGVLLGLVAVAFLGTGAGWAGRYFVEEQGFAARAEEVEGLVVASRLPPLDARDGAEATLEVLYTFAEAEHSVSGIRTFAEYAEGLGRGARVTLLVDPAMPDRPREAGFARSRAMRVGLLPWGIGLGVLVAVGYFAWEMRRLWRSEVEPLRLGALVWLTPDGPLPEARSEVSFPAHYFRQDVKHAVRARVRPGRAPVRNGEKVLAAVVPRQPGWARVIDQDLAGVLGWLR is encoded by the coding sequence ATGCAGCTGGCCATTCCGCATGCTCCCCGGCAGGTCCGACTGACGCAGGTGCCCGGCGCCGTGGGGCGCGTGGTACGAGGCGTCCTCCTGGGACTGGTGGCCGTGGCGTTCCTGGGCACCGGCGCCGGCTGGGCTGGACGCTACTTCGTCGAAGAGCAGGGCTTCGCCGCGCGGGCGGAGGAAGTGGAGGGGCTGGTGGTGGCCTCCCGCCTTCCCCCCCTGGACGCCCGGGATGGCGCGGAAGCCACCCTGGAGGTGCTCTACACCTTCGCGGAGGCGGAGCACTCCGTGTCCGGCATCCGGACCTTCGCGGAGTACGCCGAGGGCCTGGGGCGGGGCGCTCGGGTGACACTGCTGGTGGACCCCGCGATGCCGGACCGGCCGCGCGAGGCCGGCTTCGCCCGCTCCCGCGCGATGCGCGTGGGGCTGCTCCCCTGGGGCATCGGACTGGGCGTGCTGGTGGCCGTGGGGTACTTCGCGTGGGAGATGCGGCGGCTGTGGCGCTCGGAGGTGGAGCCGCTGCGGCTGGGCGCGCTGGTGTGGCTGACGCCGGACGGGCCCCTGCCGGAGGCCCGGAGCGAGGTGTCCTTTCCGGCCCACTATTTCCGGCAGGACGTGAAGCACGCGGTTCGCGCCCGGGTCCGGCCGGGGCGGGCGCCCGTGCGCAACGGGGAGAAGGTGCTGGCCGCGGTGGTGCCCCGGCAGCCTGGGTGGGCGCGCGTCATCGACCAGGACCTCGCGGGGGTGCTGGGGTGGCTGCGCTGA
- a CDS encoding amidohydrolase — protein MSGPLRRDASCPPRAFPRGSKLVAALALLSSCAAPVERGPAKPGATLFLGKVLTMDDSGTVAGAVLVDERGQILKVGTADEVQKGLDTSVQIVQLAPGQVLMPGFFDPHLHFMPTLLQSTLGTHDLAPCLPPPYRVDPSVDCKARSEVLGALSAMALEGTSAVGGNAFVLGMNLDPSRQVFDNTKGCGVGGPSPFTAQPKFYIEACVSKDRPVIILDQSGHLGYVNQKAFDVVCGVQNANANTCTIPDSVKSGGGDWVTDSAKNFVGLLQEPSAFGPFLTALQKNLPVAQVFSDPVKFAETGGADVERVIRGLRDAGVTTIADGGLQSVAQINAVKRFTELPGFPFRITGVVVAEAAKTAKLKPTAPACEPKAGNDCALPKWLGAGGIKVWVDGSTQGCTAKLEAPYHYLAGGHCSGDGEGRADYDNVQALTEDLSELWTQGDWRFQLHANGNGANNWAIDALSRLQQTKTNTRPVLLIHNTVGRPAISKRIGDLRNGAGVMDTKPVPTLDVQVTHLIGHVAYWGDAFVGMLGHEAASEIDPIAYDRENKIPFSLHSDSMVTPTRPLWFVEQAVTRRTWSYPDFSKEYVLGAKHAATVDEALRAITIVPARHHELDKLIGSIEQGKVADFVVLSANPLDFDPANGGDPTKISQIQVLQTYLNGRPTSGSQH, from the coding sequence ATGTCTGGACCTCTGCGTCGAGATGCCTCATGTCCTCCCCGTGCATTCCCCCGTGGCTCCAAGCTCGTGGCTGCACTCGCCCTCCTGTCGTCCTGCGCGGCGCCCGTCGAGCGCGGTCCCGCAAAGCCTGGCGCCACCCTGTTCCTCGGGAAGGTGCTCACCATGGACGACAGTGGGACGGTCGCTGGCGCCGTGCTGGTGGATGAGCGAGGCCAGATCCTGAAGGTCGGCACCGCGGACGAGGTGCAGAAGGGCCTGGACACCTCGGTGCAAATCGTCCAGCTCGCGCCCGGGCAGGTCTTGATGCCGGGCTTCTTTGATCCGCACCTGCATTTCATGCCCACGCTCCTTCAGAGCACGCTGGGCACCCACGACCTGGCGCCCTGCCTGCCTCCTCCCTACAGGGTGGATCCGTCCGTGGACTGCAAGGCCCGTAGCGAAGTGCTGGGCGCGCTCTCCGCGATGGCGCTGGAGGGCACGAGTGCCGTCGGCGGCAACGCCTTCGTCCTGGGGATGAACCTGGACCCGTCGAGGCAGGTGTTCGACAACACGAAGGGGTGCGGGGTGGGTGGACCTTCGCCCTTCACGGCGCAGCCGAAGTTCTACATCGAGGCGTGCGTGAGCAAGGATCGTCCGGTGATCATCCTGGATCAGTCGGGACACCTGGGCTACGTGAACCAGAAGGCCTTCGATGTCGTCTGTGGCGTTCAGAACGCCAACGCCAACACCTGTACGATCCCCGATTCCGTCAAGAGTGGCGGCGGCGACTGGGTCACGGATTCGGCGAAGAACTTCGTGGGCCTGCTTCAGGAGCCTTCCGCGTTCGGGCCGTTCCTGACGGCGTTGCAGAAGAACCTGCCCGTGGCGCAGGTGTTCTCCGATCCGGTCAAGTTCGCGGAGACGGGGGGCGCGGACGTCGAGCGCGTCATTCGGGGGCTGCGCGACGCGGGCGTCACCACCATCGCGGACGGCGGCCTCCAATCGGTGGCGCAGATCAACGCGGTGAAGCGGTTCACCGAGCTGCCCGGTTTTCCCTTCCGAATCACGGGCGTCGTGGTCGCCGAGGCCGCGAAGACAGCGAAGCTGAAGCCGACGGCTCCTGCCTGTGAGCCGAAGGCAGGGAATGACTGCGCGCTGCCGAAGTGGCTGGGCGCCGGTGGCATCAAGGTCTGGGTCGACGGCTCGACGCAAGGTTGCACCGCGAAGCTCGAGGCGCCCTACCACTACCTGGCCGGCGGGCACTGCTCGGGTGATGGCGAGGGCCGGGCCGACTACGACAACGTGCAGGCGCTCACCGAGGATTTGAGCGAACTCTGGACCCAGGGCGATTGGCGGTTCCAGCTCCACGCCAACGGCAATGGGGCGAACAACTGGGCGATCGATGCGCTGTCTCGGCTCCAGCAGACGAAGACGAACACGCGCCCCGTCCTCCTCATCCACAACACGGTGGGCCGGCCCGCGATTTCCAAGCGCATCGGTGACCTGCGCAATGGTGCGGGGGTGATGGATACGAAGCCGGTACCGACGCTCGACGTCCAGGTGACGCACCTCATTGGACACGTGGCGTATTGGGGTGATGCCTTCGTGGGAATGCTGGGGCACGAGGCCGCGAGCGAGATCGATCCGATCGCCTATGACCGTGAGAACAAGATCCCGTTCTCGCTCCACAGCGATTCGATGGTGACGCCGACGCGTCCGCTCTGGTTCGTGGAGCAGGCCGTCACGCGGCGCACCTGGTCCTATCCGGACTTCTCGAAGGAGTACGTGCTGGGCGCCAAGCACGCGGCGACCGTCGATGAGGCGCTGCGCGCGATTACCATCGTGCCGGCCCGTCACCATGAGCTCGACAAGCTGATTGGCAGCATCGAGCAAGGCAAGGTGGCTGACTTCGTCGTGCTGAGCGCCAACCCGCTCGATTTCGACCCGGCCAACGGGGGAGACCCGACGAAGATCAGCCAGATTCAGGTGCTCCAGACGTACCTCAACGGACGGCCCACCAGCGGCAGCCAGCACTGA
- the mutS gene encoding DNA mismatch repair protein MutS: MTPEVGPVNEGAGAREIASLTPMMRQYMEVKALHPDSLLFFRLGDFYEMFFEDAVKASEILQITLTARSKGADKVPMCGVPYHAARRYIGRLVSEGLKVAICEQVEEPGNGPGIVRREVTRVITPGMVLDEEVLEPQASNFLAAVSWNDKGWGAALLEASTGEFMALEAPGIAELAESLSRVEPRELLVPDGKRDAPEVAQLLARLVRTPAVAEGEAASFEPTRAAGYLRSHFAVQSLSAFGLDDAPLAAGAAGAALRYLKDTQKTAAAHVDRLSRQERGGNLLMDESSRANLEVLRSLRDGGRKGSLLGVLDKTVTSLGARKLARWLASPLGSLPEIHARLDAVEELSGRSVWREELAGILKEVGDLERLCGRLSLGAGNARDLRALGLSLAQLPRVVAVLARCESPLLKSLTGPLSALPELAELLSRAVAEEPPVTLKDGGMIRAGFHAELDKLVALSTSGKDLLLQIEQREKERTGISSLKVRYNKVFGYYLEVTKSNLDRVPKDYIRKQTTVNSERFVTPELKEYEEQVLTAEERRCALEIQLFEELRAQVVSAAPRIRSAAEAVATGDALLSFARCAAEYGYTRPEVDASVALSITAGRHPVVERMLGAGDSFVPNDVRLDPAEDAQLMVITGPNMAGKSTVMRQVALTALMAQAGSFVPAKAARIGLCDRIFTRVGAADNLARGQSTFMVEMTETSHILHHATNKSLIILDEIGRGTSTFDGLSIAWAVAEHLHDTVGARALFATHYHELVDLARERPRVKNLCVAVKEQNGKVIFLRKLVPGGASRSYGIEVAKLAGLPPEVVGRARELLQNLESGELDDAGRPRVAVRQPQGGRRGASTGQLGLFGMEPAQGGTGVTPAQQKALDALKGASIDRMTPLDALNLLAKLQRELE, from the coding sequence ATGACGCCCGAGGTGGGGCCGGTGAACGAGGGTGCGGGCGCCCGGGAGATTGCCTCCCTGACCCCCATGATGCGCCAGTACATGGAGGTGAAGGCGCTCCACCCGGACTCGCTGCTGTTCTTCCGGTTGGGTGACTTCTACGAGATGTTCTTCGAGGACGCGGTGAAGGCCTCGGAGATCCTCCAGATCACGCTCACCGCGAGGTCCAAGGGCGCGGACAAGGTGCCCATGTGTGGGGTGCCCTATCATGCCGCGCGGCGCTACATCGGCCGGCTCGTGTCGGAAGGGCTGAAGGTCGCCATCTGCGAACAGGTGGAGGAGCCGGGCAACGGGCCGGGCATCGTCCGCCGGGAAGTCACGCGGGTGATTACCCCGGGCATGGTGCTGGACGAAGAGGTGCTGGAGCCGCAGGCCAGCAACTTCCTGGCCGCCGTGTCCTGGAACGACAAGGGCTGGGGCGCGGCGCTGCTGGAGGCGTCCACCGGCGAGTTCATGGCCCTGGAGGCCCCGGGCATCGCGGAGCTGGCGGAGTCGCTGTCGCGCGTGGAGCCCCGTGAACTGCTGGTGCCGGACGGGAAGCGGGACGCGCCGGAGGTGGCGCAGCTGCTCGCCCGGCTGGTACGCACGCCGGCGGTAGCGGAGGGCGAGGCCGCGTCATTCGAACCCACGCGGGCGGCGGGCTACCTGCGCAGCCATTTCGCGGTGCAGTCGCTGTCCGCATTCGGGCTGGATGACGCGCCCCTGGCCGCGGGCGCCGCGGGCGCTGCGCTGCGCTACCTGAAGGACACGCAGAAGACGGCGGCGGCGCACGTGGACCGGCTGAGCCGGCAGGAGCGCGGCGGCAACCTCCTCATGGATGAGTCCTCCCGGGCCAACCTGGAGGTACTGCGCTCGCTGCGGGACGGTGGGCGCAAGGGCTCGCTGCTGGGCGTGTTGGACAAGACGGTGACGAGCCTGGGCGCGCGCAAGCTGGCGCGGTGGCTGGCGTCTCCGCTGGGCTCCCTGCCGGAAATCCACGCGCGGCTGGACGCGGTGGAGGAGCTGTCCGGGCGCAGCGTGTGGCGCGAGGAGCTCGCTGGCATCCTCAAGGAAGTAGGAGACCTGGAGCGGCTGTGCGGCCGGCTGTCGCTGGGCGCGGGCAATGCACGGGACTTGCGCGCGCTGGGCTTGTCGCTGGCGCAGCTTCCCCGGGTGGTGGCGGTGCTGGCGCGGTGTGAGTCCCCGCTGCTCAAGTCCCTGACGGGGCCCCTTTCCGCGCTGCCGGAGCTGGCGGAGCTGCTGTCGCGCGCCGTGGCGGAAGAGCCGCCGGTGACGCTGAAGGACGGCGGCATGATTCGCGCCGGCTTCCACGCGGAGCTGGACAAGCTGGTGGCGCTGTCCACGTCCGGAAAGGACCTGCTGCTTCAGATCGAGCAGCGGGAGAAGGAGCGCACCGGCATCTCCTCGCTGAAGGTCCGCTACAACAAGGTCTTCGGCTACTACCTGGAGGTGACGAAGTCGAACCTCGACCGGGTGCCCAAGGATTACATCCGCAAGCAGACAACGGTGAACTCCGAGCGCTTCGTCACCCCGGAGCTGAAGGAGTACGAGGAGCAGGTGCTCACCGCCGAGGAGCGGCGGTGCGCGCTGGAAATTCAGCTCTTCGAGGAGCTGCGCGCGCAGGTGGTGTCGGCGGCGCCGCGCATCCGGTCCGCCGCGGAGGCGGTGGCCACTGGGGACGCGCTGCTGTCCTTCGCGCGGTGCGCGGCGGAGTACGGCTACACGCGGCCGGAGGTGGACGCGTCCGTGGCGCTCAGCATCACCGCCGGGCGGCACCCGGTGGTGGAGCGCATGCTGGGGGCGGGGGATTCGTTCGTTCCCAACGACGTCCGCCTGGATCCGGCGGAGGACGCGCAGCTGATGGTGATTACCGGTCCGAACATGGCCGGCAAGAGCACGGTGATGCGGCAGGTCGCGCTGACGGCGCTGATGGCGCAGGCGGGCTCGTTCGTTCCGGCGAAGGCGGCGCGCATCGGCCTGTGCGATCGCATCTTCACGCGCGTGGGCGCGGCGGACAACCTGGCGCGCGGTCAGTCCACCTTCATGGTGGAGATGACGGAGACCAGCCACATCCTCCACCACGCCACGAACAAGAGCCTCATCATCCTGGATGAGATTGGACGTGGCACGTCCACCTTCGACGGGCTCTCCATCGCCTGGGCGGTGGCGGAGCACCTGCACGACACGGTGGGGGCTCGCGCGCTGTTCGCCACGCACTACCACGAGCTGGTGGACCTGGCCCGCGAGCGGCCCCGGGTGAAGAACCTGTGCGTCGCCGTGAAGGAGCAGAACGGCAAGGTCATCTTCCTGCGCAAGCTGGTGCCGGGTGGGGCCAGCCGCTCCTATGGCATCGAGGTGGCGAAGCTGGCGGGCCTGCCTCCGGAGGTCGTGGGGCGCGCGCGTGAGTTGCTCCAGAACCTGGAGTCCGGGGAGCTGGATGACGCGGGCCGGCCCCGGGTGGCCGTGCGGCAGCCCCAGGGCGGCCGGCGTGGGGCTTCGACCGGGCAGCTTGGACTGTTCGGCATGGAGCCGGCGCAGGGTGGCACCGGGGTGACGCCCGCGCAGCAGAAGGCGCTGGACGCGTTGAAGGGGGCGAGCATCGACCGGATGACGCCCCTGGACGCGCTCAACCTGCTGGCGAAGCTCCAGCGCGAGCTGGAGTAG
- a CDS encoding pyridoxal phosphate-dependent decarboxylase family protein, producing the protein MRQVATASNISGLDGAGTRAVEAWFLGPKGENADVLESLIVEAIRDQVFWRRNFHPGDPTHITEEIKRSPEYIEALDALVAGHRSLLAFLKKSVPFFSMRYQGHMNWDLTLPGVVGYFSAMLYNPNNVAFEGSTATTLLEILVGDDLCRMLGYTIPDTGGLAAGALRPWGHITCDGSVANIEAIWAARNLKLLPVALQAALREDASIALGRDLTVPVPQGGTAKLVELDTWSLLNLPEDTVLALFGRLTREFQIPRDTLTEVLARFSLQNLGMIEFSRRFLGDVPEPPVFLVPGTRHYSFPKAAAVLGIGASNMIDVPVDLDARMDLTAVRRILEDCLTRRRPVYAVVAVIGSTEESAIDPLKELLALRDEYRSRGLDFHVHADAAWGGYHASCIREDFAMLEPLTRGFAAAPPPAMPLSRYATEQLRALEGADSITVDPHKSGYIPYPAGALCYRNSAMRDLVTFSAPVVFHGDAEPTVGIYGLEGSKPGAAAAAVYLSHRVIRPTRSGYGKIIGQALFSCKRLYVRLLCMAKEGDPFVVVPVSRLPAEANGGNIVEQLQFLRERIDRATSAQLEKDPEAMALLRELGPDENILAYAFNFRTATGELNRDLALANQLNKAIYDRLSIDPGSDIYGYDLIVSTTDLSGPGYGRGFIENYKARLGVGGSPGDNITVLRSVTMDPWVTETKEGSFIDVLEVEFRKVVCAALEELIPTRDRGY; encoded by the coding sequence ATGCGGCAGGTAGCGACCGCCAGCAACATTTCAGGACTGGATGGAGCTGGTACCCGCGCAGTGGAAGCGTGGTTCTTGGGGCCCAAGGGCGAAAACGCGGATGTCTTGGAGTCTCTCATTGTAGAGGCCATTCGGGACCAGGTGTTCTGGCGCCGCAACTTTCACCCGGGAGACCCGACTCACATCACAGAGGAGATAAAACGCAGCCCCGAATATATCGAGGCCCTTGATGCGCTCGTTGCCGGACACCGCTCGCTGTTGGCATTCCTGAAGAAGTCCGTTCCCTTTTTCAGCATGCGCTACCAGGGGCATATGAATTGGGACCTCACGCTGCCAGGGGTTGTCGGGTACTTCTCCGCGATGCTGTACAATCCGAACAACGTTGCCTTCGAGGGCTCCACGGCAACGACGCTGCTCGAAATCCTCGTCGGTGACGACTTGTGCCGGATGCTTGGCTATACCATTCCGGACACCGGCGGCCTGGCTGCCGGTGCCCTCCGACCCTGGGGCCACATTACGTGCGATGGGTCGGTGGCCAACATCGAGGCCATCTGGGCGGCGCGAAACCTGAAGCTTCTGCCCGTTGCCCTCCAGGCCGCGCTTCGGGAGGACGCATCGATTGCGCTCGGCAGAGACCTCACGGTGCCCGTTCCTCAAGGAGGAACAGCGAAGCTCGTGGAGCTCGACACCTGGTCCCTGTTGAACCTTCCAGAAGACACCGTGCTGGCCCTTTTCGGACGACTGACTCGGGAGTTCCAGATCCCCCGAGATACCCTCACTGAGGTGCTGGCTCGCTTCTCGCTGCAAAACCTCGGCATGATCGAGTTCTCACGCCGCTTCTTGGGAGACGTTCCCGAGCCTCCAGTATTCCTGGTGCCGGGCACGCGTCACTATTCGTTCCCGAAGGCCGCGGCGGTGCTGGGGATCGGCGCCTCGAATATGATCGATGTGCCCGTGGACCTCGATGCGCGCATGGATCTCACCGCCGTGCGTCGAATCCTGGAGGACTGCCTCACGCGGCGAAGGCCGGTTTACGCCGTCGTTGCGGTCATTGGCAGTACCGAAGAGAGCGCCATTGATCCATTGAAGGAGCTCCTGGCTTTGCGTGACGAGTACCGAAGCCGAGGACTCGACTTCCACGTTCATGCGGACGCAGCCTGGGGGGGATATCATGCGTCCTGTATCCGCGAGGATTTCGCAATGCTGGAGCCCTTGACGCGTGGCTTCGCCGCCGCTCCACCTCCCGCCATGCCACTGAGCCGGTATGCGACGGAGCAGCTCCGCGCACTAGAGGGCGCGGACTCCATTACCGTGGACCCACACAAGTCGGGCTACATCCCTTATCCAGCTGGCGCGCTCTGCTACCGCAACTCGGCCATGCGCGATCTGGTCACCTTCAGCGCCCCCGTGGTCTTTCACGGAGACGCAGAGCCCACAGTTGGCATCTACGGGCTCGAGGGCTCAAAGCCGGGCGCTGCCGCTGCGGCCGTGTATTTGAGCCACCGGGTCATTCGTCCCACCCGAAGTGGATACGGGAAGATCATTGGGCAGGCGCTCTTCAGTTGCAAACGCCTCTATGTGCGTCTGCTCTGCATGGCGAAGGAAGGGGACCCATTCGTGGTCGTTCCGGTGTCGCGGCTTCCGGCAGAGGCAAACGGTGGAAATATAGTAGAGCAGCTCCAATTTCTTCGTGAGCGCATTGATCGGGCGACGTCTGCGCAACTGGAGAAGGATCCGGAGGCAATGGCGTTGCTGCGAGAGCTCGGCCCGGATGAGAATATCCTTGCATACGCGTTCAACTTCCGGACTGCCACGGGGGAGCTCAACCGGGACCTTGCGCTGGCCAACCAGCTCAACAAGGCAATTTATGATCGGCTTAGCATCGATCCGGGATCGGACATCTATGGCTATGACTTGATCGTCAGCACGACGGATTTGTCTGGCCCGGGTTACGGTCGTGGCTTCATCGAGAACTACAAGGCCCGGCTCGGAGTAGGTGGCTCGCCGGGCGACAACATCACGGTGCTGCGTTCGGTGACGATGGACCCCTGGGTTACCGAAACGAAGGAGGGATCCTTTATCGACGTGTTGGAGGTTGAGTTCCGCAAGGTGGTGTGTGCGGCTCTTGAGGAACTCATTCCCACTCGAGACAGGGGCTACTGA
- a CDS encoding DUF998 domain-containing protein, producing MSLWVLVAAVFAGLLAAVPPWWFARRRPGYSHVRNTISELGETGAPDAARVAWLAFAPLGLAVWVFVAMLRGQLQDDTQTGLVLLSFLGVSYVGAAVFPCDAGAPFWGTWRNQVHNIVAAIGYFGAGAGLIELGRAFEDTAMLSGLAMLTAALGKGVLAGIFVLSFESPVRGLVQRLIEATVFGWMVLVGVWLVVGA from the coding sequence ATGAGCCTCTGGGTCCTCGTCGCGGCGGTCTTCGCGGGTCTGCTGGCCGCCGTACCGCCGTGGTGGTTCGCACGTCGTCGCCCTGGCTACAGCCACGTGCGAAACACCATCAGCGAGCTGGGAGAAACGGGGGCACCCGACGCGGCCCGAGTTGCCTGGCTCGCCTTCGCGCCACTGGGCCTCGCGGTCTGGGTATTCGTGGCGATGCTCAGAGGGCAGTTGCAGGATGACACCCAAACGGGCCTCGTATTGCTTTCCTTCCTGGGCGTCAGCTACGTCGGCGCCGCGGTGTTCCCATGTGACGCTGGCGCGCCATTCTGGGGGACCTGGAGGAACCAGGTTCACAACATCGTCGCCGCCATCGGCTACTTCGGCGCGGGCGCCGGCCTGATTGAGCTCGGGCGCGCCTTCGAGGACACGGCGATGCTGTCCGGTCTTGCGATGCTCACTGCCGCGCTGGGCAAGGGAGTCCTCGCCGGAATCTTCGTGCTGTCCTTCGAATCGCCCGTGCGAGGACTCGTTCAGCGACTCATCGAGGCGACGGTTTTCGGCTGGATGGTCCTGGTGGGCGTGTGGCTGGTGGTCGGGGCCTGA
- a CDS encoding DUF3616 domain-containing protein, with amino-acid sequence MSDGAHCSMQAQGPVSRSTQTAPRHSPHGRGVAKSGAMRMLPVCMGVLVCGCAAHGVGERPDAVTAASMDGREVLRFEGMCDASGAVALGGSLFVVGDDEDNILRVYDARRGGPPVQSVDLSPDLELPAAKKKPPEADIEAATGLGSLSFWLTSHGRKSSGKKAPSRLRFFATKETDAGPRLVGRPYTQLLDDMLAAPQLARFGLDGAETKAPKAPGGLNIEGMTAMADGRTILVGFRSPVPDGKALLVPLLNPVALVEEGARAQLGEPVQLDLGGLGIRSLSWWRGRYVIISGGTAGEGTSRLFTWRGGEDAPVAVESVDLAGLNPEAFFTPEDTEEILLLSDDGAAPVDGVECKRLKDPSRKRFRGVWVRLPESP; translated from the coding sequence TTGAGTGATGGCGCCCACTGCTCAATGCAAGCGCAGGGTCCTGTGTCTCGCAGCACACAAACGGCGCCACGCCACTCCCCGCATGGCCGGGGAGTGGCCAAGAGTGGGGCCATGAGGATGCTGCCTGTCTGCATGGGAGTCCTGGTCTGTGGGTGCGCGGCGCACGGCGTGGGGGAGCGGCCAGACGCCGTCACCGCCGCGTCCATGGATGGCCGCGAGGTGCTGCGCTTCGAGGGCATGTGTGACGCCTCCGGCGCGGTGGCGCTCGGCGGCAGCCTGTTCGTCGTGGGCGACGATGAGGACAACATCCTCCGTGTCTACGACGCGCGCCGGGGCGGTCCACCCGTGCAGAGCGTGGACCTGTCCCCGGACCTGGAGCTGCCCGCGGCGAAGAAGAAGCCCCCGGAGGCGGACATCGAGGCAGCCACCGGGCTGGGCTCGCTGTCCTTCTGGCTGACGTCCCACGGCCGCAAGAGCTCCGGGAAGAAGGCGCCCAGCCGGCTGCGCTTCTTCGCCACCAAGGAGACGGACGCGGGGCCCCGGCTGGTGGGCCGGCCGTACACGCAACTCCTGGATGACATGCTCGCGGCGCCCCAACTGGCGCGCTTCGGGCTGGACGGGGCGGAGACGAAGGCGCCCAAGGCACCGGGTGGGCTCAACATCGAGGGCATGACGGCCATGGCGGATGGACGCACCATCCTCGTGGGCTTCCGCAGCCCCGTGCCCGACGGGAAGGCGCTGCTGGTGCCGCTGCTCAATCCGGTTGCGTTGGTGGAAGAGGGCGCTCGGGCCCAGTTGGGCGAGCCCGTGCAACTGGACCTGGGCGGCTTGGGCATCCGTTCGCTGTCCTGGTGGCGCGGCCGCTACGTCATCATCAGCGGTGGCACGGCGGGAGAGGGCACCTCGCGGCTGTTCACCTGGCGCGGCGGTGAGGACGCCCCGGTCGCCGTGGAATCGGTGGACCTGGCGGGCCTGAACCCGGAGGCCTTCTTCACGCCGGAGGACACCGAGGAAATCCTGCTGCTCAGCGACGACGGCGCCGCGCCCGTGGACGGCGTTGAGTGCAAGCGGCTGAAGGACCCGTCGCGCAAGCGCTTCCGGGGCGTCTGGGTGCGGCTGCCAGAATCGCCGTGA